The following are encoded together in the Proteiniphilum saccharofermentans genome:
- a CDS encoding IS30 family transposase encodes MKKYKQLTSEQRYAIYLGLENGDTQRTIASLIGVSPSAVSRELQRNKDKRGGYSWRLAHEMAMERRERLPGNRATPEWIKQKVIRLVRKDWSPGQISGHLRKKENIRVSHETIYKWIREDKKAGGDLYKHCRHRLKHRKRPVGSVRGIPNRRSIRERPVEADGKRFGDFEMDTMIGADQSEAILTVTERKTNLVMIGELPRGRDSKGLAKVLCRMLLPYKDVIRTITTDNGLEFAAHERITEMLEAPVYFTDPYSAWQKGSIENANKLIRQYIPKGASFKDYPPDRLKRIQHRLNERPRKKLDFNTPKVEFYKQLM; translated from the coding sequence ATGAAAAAATACAAACAGTTAACTTCAGAACAAAGGTACGCGATTTATTTAGGTTTAGAAAACGGTGACACCCAGCGGACGATCGCGAGCTTGATAGGTGTCAGTCCTTCAGCGGTGTCCAGGGAGTTGCAGCGCAACAAGGACAAGCGCGGGGGCTACTCGTGGCGACTGGCCCACGAGATGGCGATGGAGAGAAGGGAACGCCTGCCCGGCAACCGGGCCACCCCGGAATGGATCAAACAAAAGGTGATCCGGCTCGTGCGCAAGGACTGGTCGCCCGGGCAAATCAGCGGACACCTGAGAAAGAAGGAGAATATCCGGGTCTCCCACGAGACCATCTACAAGTGGATCCGGGAGGACAAGAAGGCCGGGGGCGACCTTTACAAGCATTGCCGTCACAGGCTCAAGCACCGCAAGAGACCGGTGGGCTCCGTTAGAGGCATCCCCAACCGCAGGAGCATCCGGGAAAGGCCCGTGGAGGCCGACGGGAAGCGCTTCGGCGACTTCGAGATGGACACGATGATAGGGGCCGACCAGTCGGAGGCGATACTGACGGTGACGGAAAGGAAGACGAACCTCGTGATGATCGGGGAACTGCCCCGCGGAAGGGACTCGAAAGGGTTGGCCAAGGTGCTGTGCCGCATGTTGCTACCCTACAAGGACGTGATAAGGACGATCACCACGGACAACGGCTTGGAGTTCGCGGCGCACGAACGGATCACGGAGATGCTGGAAGCCCCGGTGTACTTCACCGACCCCTATTCGGCATGGCAAAAAGGATCGATCGAAAACGCGAACAAGCTCATCCGGCAATACATCCCCAAGGGGGCGTCCTTCAAGGACTATCCACCCGACAGATTGAAGCGGATACAGCACAGGCTGAATGAAAGACCGAGGAAAAAATTGGACTTTAACACACCCAAAGTTGAGTTTTACAAACAATTAATGTAA